One window from the genome of Cryptomeria japonica chromosome 6, Sugi_1.0, whole genome shotgun sequence encodes:
- the LOC131077602 gene encoding pentatricopeptide repeat-containing protein At2g35030, mitochondrial, whose amino-acid sequence MLQLIRLVGFIFHMQRKLFTSQEISFLCYDNATVVCNTISSSYIHLLRGNIQEKCLAEGKLNHAHINERVFATDKVLGNMLINMYAKCGNLVDSRKVFEKMSERDVCSWTVIIAAHVKQGFSEEALILFHQMQLTDFQPNHFTFSTVISACANLLCLEWGVGIHEHTVRSGFQFHVSVANALVDMYAKFGRIEDARQVFDKIFQPDVVSWTAMVAGYAQNGYAEKALELFLQMPRRNVVSWNAIISGLAENGFVGKALELFEEMPDKNVVSWTAMIAGFIRNGYNEEALKLYREMLSAGIRPDSKTFATVIPACANSGDLGMGMEFHEKIITSELHFDPVVANALIVMYAKCLSIQKARKLFDKMRNRDVVSWTAMIAGYAQNGFIDMALKLFEEMPQRNVVSWNAMIAGLAKNGLVNEAWKLFKEMPERTAVSWNAMISGYVQNGLVDEAMELFKKMPQQTMLSWNTMITGFAQTGLVNEALNLFKEMPQWNVVSWNAMIAGFAQNGHGEEALNLFQDMQSAELNPDSMTFSCILSVCANFAALRQGMEIHEKIVRNGFQCDVTVVNALIDMYAKCGSIQKAWELFDKMHQRNVISWTAMIGGYAMHGRTRESLKLFEEMKQSGINPDHITFVSVLSACSHAGLVEEGYQYFSHMSKHYDIRPTMDHYNCMVDLFGRAGNLEKAQDFINKMPIKPDASVWSCLLGACRVHNNIELAEHAAQHLFLLDPRNDAPYVLLSNVYAAAGMWNDIEIIRNMMKHRGIKKSPGCSWIEVNKHVHAFLTGNTSDQQM is encoded by the coding sequence ATGCTACAACTTATACGTTTAGTTGGGTTCATTTTTCATATGCAGCGCAAGCTTTTCACTTCTCAAGAAATCAGCTTCTTATGTTATGATAATGCCACAGTAGTCTGTAATACAATCTCTTCTTCTTATATTCATTTATTGAGAGGCAACATTCAGGAAAAATGCTTAGCAGAGGGAAAACTTAATCATGCCCACATAAATGAAAGAGTATTTGCAACAGACAAGGTTCTGGGGAACATGCTTATTAACATGTATGCCAAATGTGGGAATTTGGTTGATTCACGCAAAGTGTTTGAGAAAATGTCAGAAAGAGATGTCTGCTCGTGGACTGTCATTATTGCAGCTCATGTAAAGCAGGGTTTTTCTGAAGAGGCATTGATACTGTTTCACCAAATGCAACTGACGGATTTCCAACCCAATCACTTCACCTTTTCTACTGTTATTTCAGCATGTGCGAATTTATTGTGTCTGGAATGGGGTGTCGGAATCCATGAACACACAGTAAGAAGTGGATTTCAGTTTCATGTCTCTGTTGCAAATGCTCTTGTGGACATGTATGCAAAATTCGGCAGAATTGAGGATGCgcgacaagtgtttgacaaaattttTCAACCAGATGTCGTCTCCTGGACAGCTATGGTTGCTGGATATGCGCAGAATGGGTACGCGGAGAAAGCCCTGGAGTTGTTCTTACAAATGCCTAGGCGAAACGTTGTTTCATGGAATGCTATAATTTCAGGGCTCGCTGAGAATGGATTCGTTGGCAAAGCTCTGGAGCTTTTTGAAGAGATGCCTGATAAAAATGTGGTCTCGTGGACAGCTATGATTGCAGGGTTTATACGAAATGGGTACAATGAGGAAGCCCTTAAGCTGTATCGAGAAATGCTTTCAGCAGGAATCAGGCCGGATTCCAAAACCTTTGCCACTGTTATCCCAGCCTGTGCTAACTCGGGTGATCTGGGAATGGGTATGGAATTCCATGAAAAGATAATAACGAGCGAGCTTCATTTTGATCCTGTCGTGGCTAATGCGTTGATCGTTATGTATGCAAAATGTTTAAGCATTCAGAAAGCTCGTAAGCTGTTTGATAAAATGCGTAACCGAGATGTTGTTTCTTGGAcagcaatgattgcaggatatgcccaGAATGGGTTTATAGATATGGCGCTTAAACTCTTTGAGGAAATGCCTCAGCGAAACGTGgtgtcatggaatgcaatgattgctggATTAGCAAAGAATGGGCTTGTTAATGAGGCATGGAAACTATTCAAGGAAATGCCTGAACGAACTGcggtctcatggaatgcaatgatttcaGGTTATGTGCAGAATGGTTTGGTTGATGAAGCCATGGAGCTCTTTAAGAAAATGCCTCAACAAACCATGCTCTCCTGGAATACCATGATTACAGGATTTGCACAGACTGGGCTTGTCAATGAGGCCCTCAATCTCTTCAAGGAGATGCCCCAGTGGAATGTGgtttcatggaatgccatgattgctgGATTTGCACAGAATGGGCATGGTGAAGAGGCCTTGAATCTTTTCCAAGATATGCAATCAGCAGAACTAAACCCTGACTCAATGACCTTCAGCTGCATTCTCTCAGTATGTGCTAACTTTGCAGCTCTGAGACAGGGTATGGAGATTCATGAAAAAATAGTTAGAAATGGATTTCAGTGTGACGTTACTGTGGTgaatgccttgatagacatgtatgcaaaatgcggGAGCATACAAAAGGCATGGGAGTTATTTGATAAGATGCATCAACGGAATGTTATCTCATGGACAGCCATGATTGGAGGCTATGCGATGCATGGCCGCACCAGGGAATCCCTCAAACTCTTTGAAGAAATGAAACAATCAGGCATCAATCCGGATCATATCACCTTTGTTTCTGTTTTGTCTGCATGCAGCCATGCAGGTTTAGTAGAAGAAGGTTATCAATATTTCAGCCATATGAGTAAACATTATGATATCCGACCTACTATGGACCATTATAACTGTATGGTAGATCTTTTTGGTCGAGCTGGAAATTTGGAGAAAGCACAAGACTTCATCAATAAAATGCCAATAAAACCTGATGCCAGTGTTTGGAGTTGTCTGCTTGGTGCCTGCAGAGTGCATAATAATATAGAACTAGCTGAACATGCTGCACAACACCTTTTTCTGTTGGATCCAAGAAACGATGCACCTTACGTGCTACTCTCAAACGTCTATGCAGCAGCTGGGATGTGGAATGACATTGAAATTATAAGAAACATGATGAAACACAGAGGCATAAAAAAAAGCCCTGGATGCAGCTGGATTGAGGTCAATAAACATGTCCATGCTTTCCTTACAGGAAATACATCAGATCAACAAATGTAG